The Elgaria multicarinata webbii isolate HBS135686 ecotype San Diego chromosome 1, rElgMul1.1.pri, whole genome shotgun sequence genome includes the window ctcTCGGGGTTCAGTTTCTTGAATTCTTCATTGGCGTTCAGGGAGCTCAAGACCTTTGCAGTCCTTTTCAAATCAAAGACTGCATGCAGCATTCCCAAGCCGGAGATAGCAGCTCTGTACGAATGCTTCGAGGCATCTTCTTCAGAATGGTGGTTTTCGAGGACATAGATCCGGTTTTCTgcaatgattttgaggaagttgtAGAACTCCTTGTAGTCTATGCCTGTGTAAGACTTCATCAATACCTGCGAAGGTGAGAAACAAGTTGAACAGCAATAGCTATAACATTTGATGATCTAAAACGATAAACGCCAGTTTCCATATTACTGTTGAATTGAAAGGGAATGTTTTAACTATACACCCTTCTTCATATGCAGTGAGATGCAAAGCTGACCACATATTCAAAGTACAGCCATGTCTAATTTAAGGATATAAATTCTTCCCATGTCACCATTTATTTGGCACAAGTGTGGCCCCAAGAGGGGAAAGGCTTCTCAAAGACGTCTACAGAACATGCGCGCTCCTTCTTGACCCTTCCCAGGCACCATACAGAAAAGCTGTTCCTGTACGCTGTTCATAACAGTCTCCCCTGTGTACATGTTGGTTTCAACTCTTCCCCCACCATAGTTGCTATAGTTAACCAGCTGATGTGCTGGGAAAGTTTTGCCTAAACAAGCTGATCATGCAAATTGCAGCCTGGCTTAAAGTAACTTGAGCTGTTCTCGCAATTGTACAAAGAGTCTGCCTTAACCCTACTGTCTAATGGGTGTCTACGTCCACTTTCAACTTTCTCAGACGGTCAGCTGACCCTACCTGGCATTGCAAGTGCCAATCTTCCATGCTGTCTCTCCATTCTCTGATCTCCCGCTGGACAGCAGCTAGTTCGTCCTGGAGGAAGCTCCACATGATGGCTACATTGCACCCGTTCACCCAGTTGTGGTTGATGGAGATGGTATCTTCCTGAAAGAAGCAAGGACAGTCCAAATAATTCTCCCTCTTACTTAAGCAGGGGGGGGCTGCTCTCCGAATGGGATCCTACAATGGACATGGTGGAGGTCCAGGATACAAACTCTGCTTATCCAGTCATTCAAAGCCCAAATATTTAGCAATGATtggaagaccaaaaaaaaaaaaaaagacaaactcTGACTGTAGCCAATCAACTGCCTATGTTACTCTCCTCAACTAATAGCTGATCAGCTCTGTTGCCAGAGAATGTTGGCAAACATTCCAGCTCCTCCAGGGGAAATTCAGGAAAGAGGATATAACACAGGTCAGGAAATCTGGTGATCAAATGGGTGGCTAAGTTCGTTTCGGAAAGTCAGAACTGAGCTTGCCAACCACCCAGTTAGCATAAGGCTCTTGCCTTCCTTAttggaacatatgaagctgctttataccaaatcTGGTCTCAAAGCAGGAGCTTCTCAAGGTTCAGGCAGAGGCCCTGTTACTTTGAGCCCTGAgggttgaatctgggaccttccgcatgaaAAGCATGCTCTCGACCTCCAAAGCACAGGTGCCCCCAATGTATTTACGTGCGCCACAAACCCATTTTGGGTAATGTCCGAAAATAACCAAAGGAAGTGGCGCTCTGAAACTTCTTACCAGATTGTAAACCTGATGGTGCCACCCACTCGGGATGAAAACAATCTCTCCTGCTTCCTGTATGATTTCAACAGGGGGACTGCTTTGGGCATAGCGTGGGTAAAGGTTGCTCTTCTTCAGGTCAGGTGCAGTGATGTCAAAGGGCAAGTGACCATGGCGATCTCGTAGGTACTCCTCTTGTCCCGGGGGGAAGACAAGCCATTTCTTTTTCCCACAGATATTGGCTGACCAGCTGTAGGAGCGGAAGACGTCTGCATGAAATGGAGTCCTGTAGGAAAAATCCAGAGGGTTAGGAACAGGCAGATGAAGAG containing:
- the JMJD4 gene encoding 2-oxoglutarate and iron-dependent oxygenase JMJD4 yields the protein MDRDTFAYSTKFFRDYSGSSRGATCQPHEHVDYIEKPETFTYADFFKDYLIPNDPCVFSAKFTEGWGSRRKWVTPDGKPNFEYLLRSFGEAVVPVANCDVKEYNSNPKEHLKLKEYISYWKEHIKKSYRSPRGCLYLKDWHLHRAFSDQDVYTTPIYFSSDWLNEYWDAIAVDDYRFVYMGPKGSWTPFHADVFRSYSWSANICGKKKWLVFPPGQEEYLRDRHGHLPFDITAPDLKKSNLYPRYAQSSPPVEIIQEAGEIVFIPSGWHHQVYNLEDTISINHNWVNGCNVAIMWSFLQDELAAVQREIREWRDSMEDWHLQCQVLMKSYTGIDYKEFYNFLKIIAENRIYVLENHHSEEDASKHSYRAAISGLGMLHAVFDLKRTAKVLSSLNANEEFKKLNPESLSPPPQALLHRLKAAIDTALL